In Armatimonadota bacterium, the genomic window GCTGGTCGAGCCATAGGATGACCTCCGCGCGTAGCGTACCAACCCTGCGCGGGGAAGGCCTATCGGCTCACGTCACGATTTTGCGGGTCGGGCCGAGGCCCGAGATTCGCCATCGGGTCCCGGCCGGAGGAACCCCCCGCTCAGATCGGCTCGCTCGCGTCGAAGGGGTCGACGGCCCGGGTCGTCGCCGCCCACAGGCGCAGCAGGGAAACCAGGTGGACCGCCCCGGCCGCCATCCCCACGGCCGCGACCGCGGCCAGAGTCAGCCCCAGGGCGCGCAGTACCCTCATGGCACGCCTCCTCTCGCCTCCATCCTCCTCTGTTTCCTCTCCCGGAGGCAATCGGCACTCCGCCCGATCCGGCTCTCCGCCTCTGGAGGCGTGAATTGATCCCTGAGGAGGAGCCGGACAGGGACGGGACGGCCGAAGGACCGGCCCGGCTCAGATCGAAGAGATCGGATCGTCTCGGGATGAAGACGACGGCCGGCGCGGGGTGACGGATGTACGGACAGGCTCGAGGATCGAATTTCGGGCGGGCGCGAAGGGACGCCCCCACCCGAGGCGCCGCGCCGGGCCGAAGCGGCGCGGATCGCCCCCATCCGGGTCTCCTGGTCCTCTCAGCGGCGGGACTGGTGCTCAGCGCCTACATGCTGTGGACCCGGGCGGCCCACGCGCCGCTGTACTGCCCGCTGGGCAGCGGGTGCGACATCGTCCAGTCGAGCCGGTTCGCGGCGGTCTTCGGCATCCCGGTGTCGCTGCTGGGCGTGCTGTTCTACACGGCGCTCCTCCTCCTGGCCGCCCGGCCCCTGCCCCCTGCCCGGCGTGTGACGCTGGCTCTGCCGCTCGCGGCAGCCGGCCTGGGGGCTTCGCTGGTCTTCACGATCGTCCAGCAGACGGCCATCAGAGCGACCTGCTCGCTGTGCATCGTCTCCGCCCTGCTCACGGCCGCGATCGCCATTCTGGTGTGGCGGGAACCGCGCCGGGGGGACTGGCGGCTCTGGACGGCCACGGCCGTCGCCCCGCTCGTCGCCGCCCTCTTCCTGATCGCCGGGTACACCGCCTCGAGACCGCCGACGGCCGAGCAACTCTACGCCGAGGGGCTGGCGCGTCACCTGACGGCCATCGGCGCGAAGTTCTACGGCGCCTACTGGTGCCCTCACTGCACCAACCAGAAGGAGATGTTCGGCAGGGCCGCGGCACTGCTGCCGTACATCGAGTGCGACCCGCGATCGCCGATCGGGCAACCCCAGGTCTGCGCGGCCGCCCAGATCCGCGCCTATCCCACCTGGGAGATCAACGGGCGGCGGTTTGAGGGGGAACTCTCCCTCCGGCAGCTGGCCGAGCTGTCGGGCTACCGGCCCCCGCCCTGAGGCGCGGCCGCGCCAAGACGGCCCGGACCGGTGCGCCCCGGCCTGGAAATCGGGCACGAACCGGATGGCCGCACTCCGCTTCCCGCGGTACGCTGAATGTAGGTGGACCCTCATGCCCGAGGATTACGCGGCGATCTGCGGCCTCTACTGGGAAGGCAGCGCGTGGTACGAGACGCTGGGGGCGACGTGCGCCACCCAGGGGGAAGCGGCGCTGCCGAAGATCTGTCCGGTCTACGCGTGCGCGAAGGAGCGCGCCGTCGCGCACTGCGGGGTGTGCCCGGAGTTCCCCTGCATCCTCCTCGTGCACATGGCGGCGCAGACCGCGGGGGGCGATCCACGCATCGCTTCAGCCGCGCTGCGGGCCGAACTCGGAGACGACCTGTGGGCGGCCTGGGCACGCCAGCAGCGCACCTGGGTCAACGCCTACTGCCCGCTGCGTGTCCTCCACACAGTAAGCGAGCGGGGCTGAAGAGTCGAAGCCCCTCGCGCCGGGCTACGTCGTGAGCAGGATGGCGAAACCCAGGGCCACGGCGAGGGTGCCCAGGGCACCCGTCGCCCAGGACCGCCGCGGCAGGTACCAGTGGCCGATGCGGTTGAGGATGCGCCGGTTGGCGATCAGAGCCAGCAGCAGGATCAGGGGCGCGATGAAGGCGATGTTGTACAGGAGCAGGTAGGCCAGCCGGGCCGGCAGCGGCTCCCCTGCCAGCAGCCCCAGGACGCCCAGGTAGATCGCCCCGCTGCACGGGACGGTGCACAGCCCCACCAGCCCGCCGGCGATCAGCAGCCCGACCGGCGTGGTCCGCGCCAGGGCCCGGCGCACCGTGCCGTGGAAGCGCGCCGGCATCCCGAGGTGCCATCCCCAACCGGGCAACACAGCGTCCTTGATCATCCACAACCCCAGGATCACGACGACCAGCCCCATCAGGCGCACGGGCAGATGCGTCCGGGTCAGGAACGACACCGCGGAGAGGAGGCCGAGGCCCAGGAGCAGGTAGGTGGCAAACATGCCCGCCACGTACGCGCCGCCCACCCGCCACAGCGGCGGCTGTGCCCGGCCGAAGGCGACGCCGGCCATGAGCAGTGCCGCGAGCGAGAGCAGCACACTGAAGGCGCACGGGTTCACGCCGTCCAGCAGGCCGGAGACGGCGATCGAGGACAGGGTCAGCGGGCTCACCCGCTGACCTCGAGCAGGCCGCGCATCGCCGGGTTCTCCTTGCCGCCGCAGCAGAGGTCGCAGTAGAAGACGTAGGTCCCGGCGGGAATCCGCCCGAGGCGTACGGTCTGCGCCGTCCGGGGCGGCACGCGGACGTCGATATTCAAGGCCTCGATGCGGAATTGATGCCATCCGCCTCCGTCCATGTGCAGCGAGGTGTCCACGTTGACGAAGGTGATCGCCAAGTCCGTCCCCGCCCGTGCCTGCAGGTGCCTGGGCTCGAATCCGGCCATGCTCAAGATGACGCGCTGGCTCTCCGCCGGGGCAGGGCCGGTGGCCTTCGGCGGGCGGAACGGCAGGGTGGCCAGGAACCCCGCCGCGGCGAGCACGGCCAGGGCGGCCAGGGCGAACCCGAGCGCGCGGCGACGAAGCATCCTGCGCCGCCGCGCATCCTCTGATGGTCGGTGCCTTCCCCGGTTCCCGGTCATCGTTGCCTCCTCCGGAGCCTTATCCTTAGTGACACGCCGCCGCAGCCCGGCGGGCATGGCGCAGCGCCCGCAGCATGAGCAGGATCCCCGCGGCGTTGGCGGCCAGACTCAGGACGACAACGTAGAGCTTGTACCGGATCAGAAACGTGGCGGCGGCGGACAGCCCGATGAACGGCACCGCATCGGCCAGATGGTGGAGACAGCAGGCCACCATCGCCGTCGTCGAGGTCGCCGTCCCGCCGGCGGCGACGACCGCCCCGGTTCCGTCCGCCCGGAGGGTTCTCCGGACGTGTGTGTAGAGGGTCGTCTGCGCCCCGAACCCCACGGCGACCAGCACGATGAACCAGAGGTCGGCGCGCCATTGGGACAGCAGGTGAGGCCAGGAGCGTGAGGAGAGGCCGACAATCAGGCTGTAGCCGGCGATCAGGCCGCCCGTGGACAGCACTCCGATCCGGATGGAGCGCCAGTCCGTCGTCGGGAACCCCACGGCCAGACTCATGGGCTCCACCGGAAGGTCCGCGCCGCCACGCCGGCGATACCCTTGATCGCCAGCTCGACCGGCTGGCCGGAGGGAACTTTCGGGAAGATGAGGATGCCCGAGCGGTGATGGCTGTCGTCCGAGGTGCTCACCCAGCGCAGCGGCCGGAAGGTCCTTCCCCCGACGCGCAGCTCGCTGATCTTCACCATGTCGTAGGTGGAGAGATCGCCGCTGTGGGTGGTCAGCGCGACAAGGAAGACCGTGTACCGGTCGGCCTCATCGCCCGCGGCTTCGGGGTCGTCGTATGTGACCTCGATGGCCACGCCGCCCTCACCCCGGTCGCGCTGCACACGGCCGCGTTCGGCGGCAGCCCCGACCGCCGCCCCCTGCTCGGGCGCCGCCGACGGACGCAGCAGGAACAGGTACACGCCGCCGAACACGACGGCGCCGATCGCCATGGCCACGAAGGCCGCTCGCATGACCCCTCCCCCCTATGTCGCCGGCAGGGTGAACCCCACCGTCGTGCCGGCGCCCGGTCTGCTGGTCGCCCACACCCGCCCGCCGTGCGCTTCCACGAGGTGCTTGACGATGGCCAGGCCGAGTCCGGCCCCGCCGGTAGCGCGGGAGCGCGAGCGGTCGACCCGGTGGAACCGGTCGAAGATGCGCGGCAGTTCCTCCTCGGGGATCCCCGGGCCCGTGTCGGAGACCTCCACCTGCACCTCTCCCCCGTGAGGGGACGCCGCCAGGCGCACCGTGCCCCCGGCCGGGGTATACCGGATGGCGTTGTCCAGGAGATTGTGCAGGACCTGGGCGATCCGATCGCGATCTGCCGTGACGCGCAGCGGTGCCGGGGGC contains:
- a CDS encoding cupredoxin domain-containing protein, producing MLRRRALGFALAALAVLAAAGFLATLPFRPPKATGPAPAESQRVILSMAGFEPRHLQARAGTDLAITFVNVDTSLHMDGGGWHQFRIEALNIDVRVPPRTAQTVRLGRIPAGTYVFYCDLCCGGKENPAMRGLLEVSG
- a CDS encoding DUF3795 domain-containing protein, with product MPEDYAAICGLYWEGSAWYETLGATCATQGEAALPKICPVYACAKERAVAHCGVCPEFPCILLVHMAAQTAGGDPRIASAALRAELGDDLWAAWARQQRTWVNAYCPLRVLHTVSERG
- a CDS encoding vitamin K epoxide reductase family protein, which encodes MLSAYMLWTRAAHAPLYCPLGSGCDIVQSSRFAAVFGIPVSLLGVLFYTALLLLAARPLPPARRVTLALPLAAAGLGASLVFTIVQQTAIRATCSLCIVSALLTAAIAILVWREPRRGDWRLWTATAVAPLVAALFLIAGYTASRPPTAEQLYAEGLARHLTAIGAKFYGAYWCPHCTNQKEMFGRAAALLPYIECDPRSPIGQPQVCAAAQIRAYPTWEINGRRFEGELSLRQLAELSGYRPPP